One window of Streptomyces sp. SUK 48 genomic DNA carries:
- a CDS encoding type I polyketide synthase: MSSNEDRLLEYLKRVTADLRQVRERLREVEEKNQEPIAIVGMACRYPGGVRSPEDLWRLVASGGDAVGEFPADRGWDVDGLYDPDPQASGKTYARHGGFLYDAGEFDPAFFGISPREAVAMDPQQRLLLETTWETFERAGIDAESVRGSRTGVFVGSGYQDYVNLLVGVGGESDGHLGTGNSASVMSGRISYTFGLEGPAVTVDTACSSSLVAMHWAVQALRGGECSMALAGGVQVMTTPTPFVEFSRQRGLSPDGRCKAFGAGADGTGWAEGVGMLLVERLSDARRNGHRVLAVVRGSAVNQDGASNGLTAPNGPAQQRVIRQALASAGLSPAQIDAVEAHGTGTTLGDPIEAQALLATYGRERPEGQPLWLGSLKSNIGHAQAAAGVGGIIKMVMAMRHGVLPRTLHVDEPTPHVDWSAGDVRLLTEAVDWPETDRPRRAAISSFGVSGTNAHTIIEQAPAQDPAPAAGTADGPLAWVLSAKSDTALREQAARLLPLARGEARPHDIGLSLATTRTAMRHRAAVVGEDQAELLLGLADLVAGAPSPQVLLGRPAGGRTAFLFSGQGSQRLAMGRELYAAFPVFAAAWDEVCARLDMPLDVDAESLHQTGCTQPALFAVEVALFRLLESLGLRPDFVMGHSVGEVAAAHVAGALSLDDAATLVRARATLMQALPTDGAMVAVQATEEEVLPHLTDAVSIAAVNGPSSVVVSGDERTALAIAADFAGQGRKTSRLKVSHAFHSPSMDPMLEEFAQVVRGLAFEKPRLPVVSNLTGRPVETYTPEYWVRHVREAVRFADGVRTLHELGVTTFVEVGPGGVLSGMARDCLDEAVTVPVLRGERPERQALVTAVAQLHTYGVAVDWSAFFAGARTTDLPTYAFQHERYWVEAPQSAAGTAVDPVDAEFWDTVEREDLPALAETLHIDAGDTFGDVLPRLSSWRRQRKEQSAVDRWRYRESWQRLGEPAPTGTGGTWLLAVPEEADERTDAVRAALAARGATLRTLIVGAASDRATLTGELTGELAGTGPVDGVLSLLLTGDPALPTLRLLQALGDAGVDAPLWCLTSGAVAVNGSDAVREPRHAQVWGLGRTAALELPRRWGGLIDLPETLDDRTATRLADVLGQALTGRPAEDQLALRTSGVFARRLVHAPARAAGRRWRSRGTVLVTGGTGALGGHVARWLARGGAEHLVLTSRRGADAPGAAALRDELAALGTQVTLAACDLADRDAVAALLAEHTLTAVVHAAGVADPGMLDATTPDAFAAALAAKADGAAHLDELLGDQELDAFVLFSSISGVWGSGGQAAYAAGNAFLDALARCRRDRGRTATAVSWGPWADGGMVEDGDDEERLRRRGLCAMPPAAAIGALQRALDGDETLVTVADVDWARFIVPFTLGRPSPLLGDLPEVRDALTEEAPEAGPGTGALAESLAGLSAKDRARALVDLVRTHAATVLGHRTAGAVEADRPFRDLGFDSLTAVELRNRINEATGLTLPTTLVFDHPTAADLADRLLAELTGGQDDTATAAAAAAVLDEPIAIVGMACRYPGGVRSPEDLWELVADGRDAITRFPGNRGWDIDALYHPDPDHSGTTYTTQGGFLHDADEFDPALFGISPREAVAMDPQQRLLLETAWEVFERAGIAPDTMRASATGVFVGSGYQDYTGRPLKVPDGVEGYLPSGNAASVISGRLSYTFGLHGPSVTVDTACSSSLTALHLAVGALRGGECAMALAGGVMVMAGPSAFTMSSRQRALSADGRCKAFSSSADGTGFAEGVGLVLVERLSDAHRNGHEVLAVVRGSAINQDGASNGLTAPSGRAQQQVIRQALANARLAPDEVDAVEGHGTGTRLGDPIEAQALLATYGKKRDADRPLWLGSLKSNIGHAQAAAGVGGVIKMVMAMRNGVLPRTLHVDEPTPDVDWSGGQVRLLTEQTPWPERQGPRRAAVSSFGMSGTNVHTIIEAAPRPAPAAAGERPPAPRATPEQLPAEHTEPAGAVPPPEVYPWALSAKTAGSLREQARRLLARLDRDEGLSLPDTGRALVTTRTRLDQRAVVVGRDRHDLRTGLAALAAGTPADHVVQGTATAAGKVAFVFPGHGSQWTEMARELLDTSPVFAEQATACAEAFAPYLDWSLLDVLRAAPGAPGLAEVEVAQPALFTVMVSLAALWRSYGVTPAAVVGHSQGEVAAAYVAGALTLDDAARIVALRSRSLTKLIGKGAMLAVALPADRVRARLEKYGDRLSVAAVNGPAALTVSGEPDAVDALLAELEAEGVRVRKVRGATGAGHSAQVESLREEMLDLLAPVTPASADIPFYSTLTCAPQDTTALDAGYWYRNARHTVEFEGTVRALLADGHGVFVECSPHPLLADAVQEIAEDAETEAVTGASLRRDRGGMDRFLRSVSELHVSGVPVDLTVPFAGHPVRRVDLPTYAFQRRRYWLDSADPAPAGTDPVEAGFWELVENADAAGLTDRFGTQDAALVAPALPVLAAWRRRGREKSTVDGWRYRVSFRRLADDPAPGLDGLWLAVLPAGLADGQWPPCVVGVLGAHGAKVRVVEIPVDSDRARTARLLAEELGGEQPAGVLSLLGLAPGTHPDHPALSASLATTVTLVQALGDLDVRAPLWCATRGAVSTGPGDPLHDVGQAQLWGLGIVAALELPRRWGGLVDLPETVDKHTLRRLAGVLAQHDEDQLAVRADGVYGRRLVRARPAGPEPATPWQPRGTVLITGGTGGVGRHLARWLAGAGARHLVLTSRRGPDAPGARELHAELTALGVEVTIAACDIADRAALARLLAGIESRHPLTAVLHAAGTARSSLLADADLQEFADAAAAKVTGAVHLDELLDGRALDAFVLFASGAGVWGSGGQGSYAGANAFLDALALRRRARGLTATSVAWGGWADGGMVDDAVRERGERRGLGVMPPELAITALRQAVEHDEATLTVAPIDWAKFLPAFTVGRPSPLLAELPDVQRLLEAERDEEEESGAGAELATELARLDPAEREERLLEHIRAQSAVVLGHASAEDVLPTAHFLELGFDSLTAIDLRRRLSAATGLRLPAGLAFDHPTPARLARHLLTLLQGAAGGAQERPTDMLVQLYRHASRTGTAAEAMGMLMEAARFRPSFEKPEDLEQLPAPVRLSQGDDLPYAVMCFSPYVVPAGAHQYARFAAPFRDRLDLWALVNPGYEKDEPVPADPDAVLRLHARTVRACAGGKPVVLLGYSSGGWLAHGVAAHLEAMGERPAAVVMIDSFSRAIPFDPQVLNAMAQAQSERLDFMRSGGEQLTAMGRYMRLFDDWAAPEITAPTLLVRASEPVPAAAADGGGRAAPPEHVDTTIEVTGDHYSMLEDHAGATAAAVDSWLADVVTDAHRPAAAENTTTTA, encoded by the coding sequence ATGAGCAGCAACGAAGACAGGCTTCTCGAATATCTCAAGCGCGTCACCGCAGACCTTCGCCAGGTCCGGGAGCGCCTGCGCGAAGTCGAGGAGAAGAACCAGGAACCCATCGCGATCGTCGGTATGGCGTGCCGGTATCCGGGCGGGGTGCGCTCGCCCGAGGACCTGTGGCGGCTGGTGGCCTCCGGCGGCGACGCGGTCGGCGAGTTCCCGGCGGACCGGGGCTGGGACGTGGACGGCCTCTACGACCCGGACCCGCAGGCGTCCGGGAAGACGTACGCGCGGCATGGTGGATTCCTGTACGACGCGGGGGAGTTCGATCCCGCCTTCTTCGGTATCTCGCCGCGTGAGGCCGTGGCGATGGATCCGCAGCAGCGGCTGCTGCTGGAGACGACGTGGGAGACGTTCGAACGGGCCGGTATCGACGCGGAGTCGGTGCGCGGCAGCCGTACCGGAGTCTTCGTCGGCTCCGGGTACCAGGACTACGTCAATCTCCTCGTCGGAGTCGGCGGCGAGTCCGACGGCCACCTCGGGACCGGCAACTCCGCCAGTGTGATGTCCGGCCGCATCTCCTACACCTTCGGTCTTGAGGGTCCGGCGGTCACCGTCGACACGGCGTGCTCGTCCTCGCTGGTCGCCATGCACTGGGCGGTCCAGGCGCTGCGCGGCGGCGAGTGCTCCATGGCCCTGGCCGGCGGCGTGCAGGTGATGACCACCCCCACCCCGTTCGTGGAGTTCAGCCGTCAGCGCGGGCTGTCGCCCGACGGGCGGTGCAAGGCGTTCGGCGCCGGGGCGGACGGCACCGGGTGGGCCGAGGGTGTGGGCATGCTGCTGGTGGAGCGGCTGTCCGACGCCCGCCGCAACGGGCACCGGGTGCTGGCCGTCGTCCGGGGCAGCGCCGTCAACCAGGACGGCGCGTCCAACGGCCTGACCGCGCCCAACGGTCCCGCACAGCAGCGCGTCATCCGCCAGGCCCTGGCCTCGGCCGGACTGTCTCCCGCCCAGATCGACGCCGTGGAGGCACACGGCACGGGCACCACCCTCGGCGACCCGATCGAGGCCCAGGCACTGCTCGCCACCTACGGCCGGGAGCGCCCCGAAGGGCAGCCGTTATGGCTGGGCTCGCTGAAGTCCAACATCGGCCATGCCCAGGCCGCCGCCGGTGTCGGCGGGATCATCAAGATGGTCATGGCGATGCGTCACGGCGTCCTCCCGCGCACTCTGCACGTGGACGAGCCGACCCCGCACGTGGACTGGTCGGCCGGTGACGTACGGCTGCTGACCGAGGCGGTGGACTGGCCGGAGACGGACCGCCCGCGCCGGGCCGCGATCTCGTCCTTCGGGGTCAGCGGCACCAACGCCCACACCATCATCGAACAGGCCCCGGCCCAGGACCCGGCGCCCGCCGCAGGCACCGCCGATGGCCCCCTGGCCTGGGTGCTCTCCGCCAAGAGCGACACGGCGCTGCGGGAGCAGGCCGCCCGGCTGCTGCCCCTCGCCCGCGGCGAGGCCCGGCCGCACGACATCGGGCTGTCGCTGGCCACCACCCGCACGGCCATGCGCCACCGGGCCGCCGTCGTGGGGGAGGACCAGGCCGAACTCCTTCTCGGGCTGGCGGACTTGGTCGCCGGTGCCCCGTCACCGCAGGTCCTGCTGGGCCGCCCGGCCGGTGGCAGGACCGCCTTCCTCTTCTCCGGCCAGGGCTCTCAACGCCTCGCAATGGGACGCGAGTTGTACGCCGCGTTCCCCGTCTTCGCCGCCGCCTGGGACGAGGTGTGCGCACGCCTGGACATGCCGCTCGACGTCGACGCCGAGTCCCTGCATCAGACGGGGTGCACCCAGCCCGCGCTGTTCGCGGTCGAGGTGGCGCTGTTCCGCCTCCTCGAATCCCTGGGCCTGCGACCGGACTTCGTGATGGGCCACTCGGTTGGCGAGGTCGCCGCCGCACACGTGGCCGGCGCGCTCTCCCTGGACGACGCGGCGACACTGGTCCGTGCCCGCGCCACGCTGATGCAGGCACTGCCCACGGACGGCGCGATGGTCGCCGTACAGGCCACCGAAGAGGAGGTCCTGCCCCACCTCACCGACGCCGTGAGCATCGCCGCCGTCAACGGCCCCTCCTCGGTCGTCGTCTCCGGTGACGAGCGGACGGCCCTGGCGATCGCCGCCGACTTCGCCGGGCAGGGCCGCAAGACGTCCCGGCTGAAGGTCAGCCACGCCTTCCACTCGCCGTCGATGGACCCGATGCTGGAGGAGTTCGCCCAGGTCGTCCGCGGCCTGGCCTTCGAGAAGCCCCGGCTGCCCGTCGTCTCCAACCTCACGGGCCGCCCCGTCGAGACCTACACCCCGGAGTACTGGGTCCGGCACGTCCGCGAGGCGGTCCGCTTCGCCGACGGCGTCCGCACCCTGCACGAACTGGGCGTGACCACGTTCGTGGAGGTCGGCCCGGGCGGCGTCCTGAGCGGTATGGCGCGGGACTGCCTGGACGAGGCCGTCACCGTACCGGTCCTGCGCGGCGAGCGTCCGGAGCGGCAGGCGCTCGTGACCGCCGTGGCCCAACTGCACACGTACGGCGTGGCGGTGGACTGGAGCGCGTTCTTCGCGGGCGCGCGCACGACCGATCTGCCGACGTACGCGTTCCAGCACGAGCGGTACTGGGTCGAAGCCCCCCAGAGCGCGGCCGGCACGGCGGTGGACCCGGTGGACGCGGAGTTCTGGGACACCGTGGAGCGGGAGGACCTGCCCGCCCTCGCGGAGACCCTGCACATCGACGCGGGCGACACCTTCGGCGACGTACTGCCGAGGCTCTCGTCCTGGCGGCGGCAGCGCAAAGAGCAGTCCGCCGTGGACCGTTGGCGCTATCGCGAGTCGTGGCAGCGCCTCGGCGAACCCGCCCCGACCGGAACCGGCGGCACCTGGCTGCTGGCCGTTCCCGAGGAGGCGGACGAGCGGACCGACGCGGTGCGTGCCGCGCTCGCCGCCCGGGGCGCCACGCTCAGGACGCTGATCGTCGGCGCGGCGAGCGACCGCGCCACCCTGACCGGGGAACTGACCGGGGAACTGGCCGGGACCGGACCGGTCGACGGCGTGCTCTCGCTGCTCCTCACCGGCGACCCGGCGCTCCCCACCCTGCGGCTCCTCCAGGCCCTGGGCGACGCGGGCGTCGACGCCCCGCTGTGGTGCCTGACCTCGGGCGCGGTGGCCGTGAACGGTTCAGACGCCGTACGCGAACCCCGGCACGCCCAGGTCTGGGGGCTGGGCCGCACCGCCGCCCTGGAACTGCCCCGCCGCTGGGGCGGCCTGATCGACCTGCCGGAGACCCTCGACGACCGGACCGCCACCCGCCTGGCCGACGTACTGGGGCAGGCGCTGACGGGCCGGCCGGCGGAGGACCAGCTCGCGCTCCGCACCTCCGGTGTCTTCGCCCGGCGGCTCGTCCACGCACCGGCACGCGCCGCCGGCCGCCGCTGGCGATCGCGCGGCACCGTCCTCGTCACCGGCGGCACCGGCGCTCTCGGCGGCCACGTCGCCCGCTGGCTCGCCCGAGGCGGCGCCGAACACCTCGTCCTCACCAGCCGCCGGGGCGCCGACGCGCCGGGCGCCGCCGCGCTGCGCGACGAACTGGCCGCCCTCGGCACCCAGGTCACCCTCGCCGCCTGCGACCTCGCCGACCGGGACGCCGTCGCGGCCCTGCTCGCCGAGCACACCCTCACCGCCGTCGTGCACGCCGCCGGGGTCGCCGACCCCGGCATGCTGGACGCCACCACCCCGGACGCCTTCGCCGCCGCGCTCGCCGCCAAGGCGGACGGCGCGGCACACCTGGACGAACTGCTCGGCGACCAGGAGCTGGACGCCTTCGTGCTGTTCTCCTCCATCTCCGGCGTCTGGGGCAGCGGCGGCCAGGCCGCCTACGCGGCCGGCAACGCCTTCCTCGACGCCCTCGCCCGGTGCCGCCGCGACCGGGGCCGCACCGCGACCGCCGTCTCCTGGGGCCCGTGGGCCGACGGCGGCATGGTCGAGGACGGCGACGACGAGGAGCGGCTGCGCCGCCGCGGCCTGTGCGCGATGCCTCCCGCCGCCGCGATCGGCGCCCTCCAGCGCGCGCTCGACGGGGACGAGACCCTGGTGACCGTGGCCGACGTGGACTGGGCGCGGTTCATCGTGCCGTTCACCCTCGGCCGCCCCAGCCCGCTGCTCGGCGACCTCCCCGAGGTCCGCGACGCGCTCACCGAGGAAGCCCCCGAGGCGGGCCCCGGCACCGGCGCCCTCGCCGAGAGCCTCGCCGGACTGTCGGCAAAGGACCGCGCCCGCGCCCTCGTGGACCTCGTACGCACCCACGCCGCCACCGTGCTCGGCCACCGCACCGCGGGCGCCGTCGAGGCGGACCGGCCCTTCCGGGACCTCGGCTTCGACTCCCTGACCGCGGTGGAACTGCGCAACCGGATCAACGAGGCCACCGGCCTCACCCTGCCCACCACCCTGGTCTTCGACCACCCCACGGCCGCGGACCTCGCCGACCGCCTGCTCGCCGAACTCACCGGCGGCCAGGACGACACGGCCACCGCGGCGGCGGCCGCCGCCGTGCTGGACGAACCGATCGCCATCGTCGGCATGGCCTGCCGCTACCCCGGCGGCGTCCGCTCCCCCGAGGACCTGTGGGAACTGGTCGCCGACGGCCGCGACGCGATCACCCGCTTCCCCGGCAACCGCGGCTGGGACATCGACGCCCTCTACCACCCGGACCCCGACCACTCCGGTACGACGTACACCACCCAGGGCGGATTCCTGCACGACGCGGACGAGTTCGACCCCGCGCTCTTCGGCATCAGCCCCCGCGAGGCCGTCGCCATGGACCCGCAGCAGCGGCTGCTGCTGGAGACCGCGTGGGAGGTCTTCGAACGCGCCGGGATCGCACCCGACACGATGCGCGCCAGCGCCACGGGCGTCTTCGTCGGCTCCGGCTACCAGGACTACACCGGCCGCCCGCTCAAGGTGCCCGACGGCGTCGAGGGCTACCTGCCCAGCGGCAACGCGGCCAGCGTGATCTCCGGGCGGCTCTCCTACACCTTCGGCCTGCACGGTCCGTCGGTCACCGTCGACACCGCCTGCTCGTCCTCGCTGACCGCCCTCCACCTCGCCGTAGGGGCACTGCGGGGCGGCGAGTGCGCCATGGCACTGGCCGGCGGTGTGATGGTGATGGCCGGACCGTCCGCGTTCACCATGTCCAGCCGGCAGCGCGCACTGTCCGCCGACGGCCGCTGCAAGGCGTTCTCCTCGTCCGCCGACGGCACCGGCTTCGCCGAGGGCGTGGGCCTGGTCCTGGTGGAGCGGCTGTCCGACGCCCACCGCAACGGACACGAGGTGCTGGCCGTCGTACGCGGCAGTGCCATCAACCAGGACGGCGCGTCCAACGGCCTGACCGCGCCCAGCGGCAGGGCCCAGCAGCAGGTCATCCGGCAGGCACTGGCCAACGCCCGGCTCGCCCCGGACGAGGTGGACGCCGTGGAGGGCCACGGCACCGGCACCCGGCTCGGCGACCCGATCGAGGCGCAGGCCCTGCTGGCCACGTACGGCAAGAAACGCGACGCGGACCGGCCGCTGTGGCTCGGCTCGCTGAAGTCCAACATCGGCCACGCGCAGGCGGCCGCGGGCGTCGGCGGTGTCATCAAGATGGTCATGGCGATGCGCAACGGCGTCCTCCCGCGGACCCTGCACGTCGACGAACCGACCCCGGACGTCGACTGGTCCGGCGGCCAGGTACGCCTGCTCACCGAACAGACCCCCTGGCCCGAGCGGCAGGGACCCCGGCGCGCGGCCGTCTCCTCCTTCGGGATGAGCGGCACCAATGTGCACACCATCATCGAAGCGGCCCCCCGGCCCGCGCCCGCCGCGGCCGGCGAACGGCCCCCCGCCCCCCGAGCCACGCCCGAGCAACTCCCCGCGGAACACACCGAGCCCGCCGGCGCCGTCCCGCCCCCGGAGGTCTACCCCTGGGCCCTGTCCGCCAAGACCGCCGGCTCCCTGCGCGAGCAGGCCCGCCGGCTCCTGGCCCGCCTCGACCGCGACGAAGGGCTGTCCCTGCCCGACACCGGCCGCGCCCTCGTCACCACCCGGACCCGGCTGGACCAGCGGGCCGTGGTCGTCGGCCGCGACCGGCACGACCTGCGGACCGGACTCGCCGCGCTCGCCGCCGGCACCCCCGCCGACCACGTGGTCCAGGGCACCGCCACGGCTGCCGGCAAGGTCGCCTTCGTCTTCCCCGGCCACGGCTCGCAGTGGACGGAGATGGCCCGCGAACTCCTCGACACCTCCCCGGTCTTCGCCGAGCAGGCGACGGCCTGCGCCGAGGCGTTCGCCCCCTACCTCGACTGGTCCCTGCTCGACGTGCTGCGCGCCGCACCGGGCGCACCGGGCCTCGCCGAGGTGGAGGTCGCCCAGCCCGCGCTGTTCACCGTGATGGTGTCGCTGGCCGCGCTGTGGCGCTCGTACGGAGTGACACCCGCCGCCGTCGTCGGCCACTCGCAGGGCGAGGTCGCCGCCGCGTACGTCGCGGGCGCGCTCACCCTGGACGACGCGGCCCGGATCGTGGCCCTGCGCAGCCGCAGCCTGACCAAGCTCATCGGCAAGGGCGCGATGCTCGCCGTCGCCCTGCCCGCCGACCGGGTGCGCGCCCGTCTGGAGAAGTACGGCGACCGGCTGTCGGTCGCCGCCGTGAACGGGCCCGCCGCCCTGACCGTCTCCGGAGAACCCGACGCCGTCGACGCCCTCCTCGCGGAGCTCGAAGCCGAGGGCGTGCGGGTGCGCAAGGTCCGCGGCGCCACCGGCGCCGGGCACTCCGCCCAGGTCGAGAGCCTGCGCGAGGAGATGCTCGACCTGCTGGCCCCGGTCACCCCGGCCAGCGCGGACATCCCCTTCTACTCCACCCTGACCTGCGCCCCGCAGGACACCACCGCCCTGGACGCCGGGTACTGGTACCGCAACGCGCGCCACACGGTGGAGTTCGAGGGGACCGTGCGCGCGCTCCTGGCCGACGGGCACGGCGTGTTCGTCGAATGCAGCCCGCACCCGCTGCTCGCCGACGCGGTGCAGGAGATCGCGGAGGACGCCGAGACGGAGGCCGTCACCGGCGCCTCGCTGCGCCGGGACCGGGGAGGCATGGACCGCTTCCTGCGCTCCGTGTCCGAACTGCACGTCAGCGGCGTGCCCGTGGACCTGACGGTGCCCTTCGCCGGGCATCCGGTACGGCGCGTGGACCTGCCGACGTACGCGTTCCAGCGGCGCCGGTACTGGCTGGACAGCGCCGACCCCGCCCCCGCGGGCACCGATCCGGTCGAGGCCGGGTTCTGGGAACTCGTGGAGAACGCGGACGCCGCCGGGCTCACCGACCGGTTCGGGACACAGGACGCCGCCCTCGTCGCGCCCGCGCTGCCGGTCCTGGCCGCGTGGCGGCGGCGCGGCCGCGAGAAGTCCACGGTGGACGGCTGGCGCTACCGCGTCTCCTTCCGGCGGCTGGCCGACGACCCGGCCCCCGGTCTCGACGGCCTGTGGCTCGCCGTCCTGCCCGCCGGTCTGGCGGACGGACAGTGGCCGCCCTGCGTCGTCGGCGTGCTCGGCGCCCACGGCGCCAAGGTGCGCGTCGTGGAGATCCCCGTCGACAGCGACCGCGCCCGGACGGCGCGGCTGCTCGCCGAGGAACTCGGCGGCGAACAGCCCGCCGGTGTCCTCTCCTTGCTGGGCCTCGCCCCCGGCACCCACCCGGACCACCCCGCGCTGTCCGCGAGCCTCGCCACCACCGTCACCCTCGTGCAGGCACTGGGCGACCTGGACGTCCGGGCACCCCTGTGGTGCGCGACCCGCGGCGCCGTCTCCACCGGGCCCGGCGACCCGCTGCACGACGTCGGCCAGGCCCAGCTGTGGGGCCTGGGCATCGTCGCCGCACTCGAACTGCCCCGGCGCTGGGGCGGCCTGGTCGACCTGCCCGAGACGGTGGACAAGCACACGCTGCGCCGACTGGCCGGAGTGCTGGCCCAGCACGACGAGGACCAGCTCGCCGTACGCGCCGACGGCGTGTACGGCCGGCGCCTGGTCCGGGCCCGGCCCGCCGGTCCGGAGCCGGCCACGCCGTGGCAGCCGCGCGGCACCGTCCTCATCACCGGCGGCACCGGCGGTGTGGGCCGCCACCTCGCCCGCTGGCTCGCCGGTGCGGGCGCCCGGCACCTGGTGCTCACCAGCAGGCGCGGACCCGACGCCCCCGGCGCGCGCGAACTGCACGCCGAGCTGACCGCCCTCGGCGTCGAAGTGACCATCGCCGCCTGCGACATCGCCGACCGTGCCGCGCTCGCCCGGCTGCTCGCCGGCATCGAGTCCCGGCATCCGCTCACCGCGGTGCTGCACGCCGCCGGCACGGCACGCTCCTCCCTGCTGGCCGACGCCGACCTCCAGGAGTTCGCCGACGCCGCGGCCGCCAAGGTCACCGGCGCCGTCCACCTGGACGAACTCCTCGACGGCCGCGCACTGGACGCGTTCGTCCTCTTCGCCTCCGGCGCGGGCGTCTGGGGCAGCGGCGGCCAGGGCTCCTACGCCGGCGCCAACGCCTTCCTCGACGCCCTCGCCCTGCGACGCCGGGCCCGCGGCCTGACCGCGACCTCGGTCGCCTGGGGCGGCTGGGCCGACGGCGGCATGGTCGACGACGCGGTACGGGAACGCGGCGAGCGGCGGGGCCTCGGCGTCATGCCCCCCGAACTCGCGATCACCGCCCTGCGCCAGGCCGTCGAGCACGACGAGGCCACCCTCACCGTCGCCCCGATCGACTGGGCGAAGTTCCTGCCCGCCTTCACCGTGGGGCGGCCCAGCCCGCTGCTGGCCGAACTGCCCGACGTACAACGGCTCCTGGAGGCCGAGCGGGACGAGGAGGAGGAGAGCGGCGCCGGAGCGGAACTGGCCACCGAACTGGCCCGGCTCGACCCGGCCGAGCGGGAGGAGAGGCTCCTGGAGCACATCCGCGCGCAGAGCGCCGTGGTCCTCGGACACGCCTCCGCCGAGGACGTCCTGCCCACCGCGCACTTCCTGGAACTCGGCTTCGACTCGCTCACCGCGATCGACCTGCGCCGTCGCCTGTCGGCCGCCACCGGTCTGCGGCTGCCCGCCGGACTGGCCTTCGACCACCCCACCCCCGCCCGGCTCGCCCGGCACCTGCTGACCCTCCTCCAGGGCGCCGCCGGCGGGGCGCAGGAGCGGCCCACCGACATGCTGGTCCAGCTCTACCGGCACGCCAGCCGGACCGGTACGGCCGCCGAGGCCATGGGGATGCTGATGGAGGCGGCCCGCTTCCGGCCCTCCTTCGAAAAGCCCGAGGACCTGGAGCAACTCCCGGCCCCCGTACGGCTGTCCCAGGGCGACGACCTGCCGTACGCGGTGATGTGCTTCTCGCCGTACGTCGTACCGGCCGGAGCCCATCAGTACGCGCGGTTCGCGGCGCCCTTCCGCGACCGCCTCGACCTGTGGGCGCTGGTCAACCCCGGCTACGAGAAGGACGAACCGGTCCCCGCCGACCCGGACGCCGTGCTCCGGCTGCACGCCCGGACCGTACGCGCGTGCGCCGGCGGCAAGCCCGTGGTCCTGCTCGGCTACTCCTCGGGCGGCTGGCTCGCCCACGGCGTCGCCGCGCACCTGGAGGCCATGGGGGAGCGGCCCGCGGCCGTGGTCATGATCGACAGCTTCAGCCGCGCGATCCCCTTCGACCCCCAGGTGCTCAACGCGATGGCCCAGGCGCAGTCGGAGCGCCTGGACTTCATGAGGTCCGGCGGCGAGCAACTCACCGCTATGGGCCGCTACATGCGCCTCTTCGACGACTGGGCCGCGCCCGAGATCACCGCCCCGACCCTCCTGGTGCGGGCGAGCGAACCCGTACCGGCCGCCGCCGCGGACGGCGGCGGGCGCGCGGCGCCGCCCGAGCACGTGGACACGACTATCGAGGTCACCGGAGACCACTACTCGATGCTGGAGGACCACGCCGGCGCCACCGCCGCGGCCGTGGACTCCTGGCTGGCGGACGTCGTCACCG